Proteins from a genomic interval of Nitrospirota bacterium:
- a CDS encoding OmpA family protein, with translation MRKIFLLSLAIFIAIIFLIGCSGRVYAPREGSAIWYYHPELPEAAKAVEDAQKAGKDKECPDEFNAAKELMDEAYCVYWACRTQEAIQMAKDATAKAKALCPPPADCSLTASPPKIEKGQSSTLTFTTSGTVKSAMLDGKEVPITGATKIVSPTVTTTYTGMVTGVGGTKEASATVTVISPEPAVTQPQPPAPVSELKPELKVEEKPEGIEKMSLTINFDFDKYVIKKDEEVKLQKALEFLKKYPNSKVKVEGHTDSIGTERYNQRLSERRAEIVKNYFINAGVLKEVNISAVGYSESKPIATNKTARGRAENRRAEILIIKE, from the coding sequence ATGAGAAAGATATTTTTACTGTCACTTGCTATTTTTATAGCAATAATTTTTCTGATTGGATGTTCAGGAAGGGTATATGCACCAAGAGAGGGAAGTGCAATCTGGTATTATCATCCTGAATTGCCAGAAGCAGCAAAGGCTGTTGAAGATGCACAGAAAGCAGGGAAGGATAAGGAATGCCCGGATGAATTTAATGCTGCAAAGGAACTTATGGATGAAGCATATTGTGTATACTGGGCTTGCAGGACTCAAGAGGCGATACAAATGGCAAAAGATGCAACAGCAAAGGCAAAGGCACTCTGCCCTCCACCTGCTGACTGTTCTTTAACTGCTTCACCACCAAAGATTGAGAAGGGACAGTCATCAACGCTTACTTTTACAACATCTGGAACGGTTAAATCTGCTATGCTTGATGGGAAAGAGGTCCCGATTACAGGTGCCACAAAAATAGTCAGTCCAACAGTTACAACTACTTATACAGGTATGGTTACTGGTGTAGGAGGGACAAAAGAAGCCAGTGCAACCGTAACAGTAATATCTCCTGAGCCAGCAGTTACTCAACCCCAGCCGCCAGCACCTGTGTCAGAACTCAAGCCTGAATTGAAAGTTGAAGAAAAGCCAGAAGGAATCGAAAAAATGTCACTTACTATAAATTTTGATTTTGATAAATATGTAATCAAAAAAGATGAAGAAGTGAAGCTCCAGAAGGCATTAGAATTTCTGAAAAAATATCCAAATTCAAAAGTAAAGGTCGAAGGACATACCGATAGTATCGGAACAGAACGATACAATCAAAGATTATCTGAAAGAAGGGCAGAGATTGTAAAGAACTATTTCATTAATGCTGGTGTTCTTAAAGAGGTAAATATATCTGCTGTAGGATATAGTGAATCAAAGCCGATTGCAACTAACAAAACAGCCAGAGGCAGAGCCGAAAACAGAAGAGCAGAAATTCTAATTATAAAAGAATGA
- a CDS encoding pyridoxine 5'-phosphate synthase, which produces MILGVNIDHIATIRQARMGIEPGPVMAATLAILGGADGITVHLREDRRHIQDRDLRLLKEFVPVELNLEMAATGEMISIAVKTKPELVTLVPEKRQELTTEGGLNIKTQRKHLQETIKKIKEAGISVSLFINPDVEDVKVSKEVGADMVEIHTGMYANAKGKRQQKELSRVIRAIQSGLDLSLLVNAGHGLNYFNVSRIASIHGLRGLYIGHSIISRSVFVGLERAVREMKDIIKEAERRVSKD; this is translated from the coding sequence ATGATTCTTGGTGTAAATATTGATCATATAGCGACAATACGACAGGCAAGGATGGGAATTGAACCTGGTCCTGTTATGGCAGCTACTCTTGCTATCTTAGGAGGTGCAGATGGAATTACAGTTCATTTACGGGAGGATAGACGACATATTCAAGATAGAGATTTGAGACTACTGAAAGAATTTGTCCCGGTTGAATTAAATCTTGAGATGGCTGCAACAGGAGAAATGATAAGTATTGCTGTAAAAACAAAACCTGAGCTGGTTACACTTGTCCCTGAGAAGAGACAGGAGCTAACAACAGAAGGTGGTCTGAATATAAAAACACAAAGAAAACATCTTCAAGAAACAATAAAAAAAATAAAGGAAGCAGGTATTTCAGTGAGTCTTTTTATAAATCCTGATGTTGAAGATGTGAAAGTTTCTAAGGAAGTTGGAGCAGATATGGTAGAGATTCATACCGGGATGTATGCAAATGCAAAAGGGAAAAGACAGCAAAAAGAATTATCCCGTGTCATTAGAGCAATTCAGTCAGGTTTAGATTTGAGTCTTCTGGTTAATGCTGGCCACGGTTTAAATTATTTCAATGTTTCACGAATTGCCTCTATTCATGGACTGCGAGGGCTTTACATTGGGCATAGCATTATATCCAGGTCAGTATTTGTGGGTTTAGAAAGGGCTGTAAGAGAAATGAAAGATATTATAAAAGAAGCTGAGAGGAGAGTCTCTAAAGACTAA
- the hypE gene encoding hydrogenase expression/formation protein HypE — protein sequence MDRILLGHGSGGRLMYQLIREHFVPRFEMKTLNDSAVLDGLNKGRVALTTDSYVVSPVFFPGGNIGELAVYGTVNDLSMVGAIPLYITAGLILEEGFPLDDLKKILISMSEAAQKAGVKIVAGDTKVVNKGKGDGIFINTSGVGIIKKGIEISPSQVKPSDKVILSGPIGNHGISIIAERNGLSFDPPVVSDTAPLNGLVQEMLKKTKKIHAMRDPTRGGLATTLKEIAIDSGLCIMIYEDLISVPSGVKGASELLGLDPLYIANEGILVAIVDPSVAEALLKIMRKHPLGKESKIIGEVKESPQSMVLLKTSIGGTRIVEMLSGDQLPRIC from the coding sequence ATGGATCGAATTCTCCTCGGGCATGGCAGTGGTGGTAGGCTTATGTATCAGCTGATAAGAGAACATTTTGTCCCCAGGTTCGAAATGAAAACACTCAACGATTCTGCAGTCCTTGATGGCCTTAATAAAGGCAGAGTCGCATTAACTACAGATTCTTATGTTGTATCACCAGTATTCTTTCCCGGTGGAAATATCGGAGAGCTTGCCGTATATGGCACGGTTAATGACCTTTCAATGGTGGGTGCAATACCGCTATATATTACAGCAGGACTTATTCTTGAGGAAGGATTTCCTCTTGATGATTTAAAGAAGATTCTTATATCAATGTCTGAAGCCGCTCAAAAAGCAGGAGTAAAGATAGTTGCCGGCGATACTAAGGTCGTAAATAAGGGTAAAGGAGACGGAATATTCATCAATACTTCTGGAGTTGGAATTATAAAAAAAGGTATTGAGATTTCACCATCACAGGTCAAGCCGTCTGATAAAGTCATCTTGAGTGGTCCTATTGGAAATCATGGCATATCAATCATTGCAGAGAGAAACGGTCTGAGTTTTGATCCCCCAGTAGTAAGTGATACAGCACCTTTAAATGGTCTTGTTCAGGAGATGCTTAAAAAAACAAAGAAGATTCACGCTATGAGGGACCCTACAAGAGGAGGACTGGCAACGACGCTTAAAGAGATAGCTATTGATTCTGGTTTATGCATAATGATTTATGAGGATTTAATCTCGGTGCCTTCAGGTGTTAAAGGAGCTTCTGAACTACTCGGTCTTGATCCTCTTTATATTGCAAATGAGGGTATACTCGTTGCTATTGTTGATCCTTCAGTTGCAGAGGCTCTTTTAAAAATAATGAGAAAACATCCGCTTGGAAAAGAATCTAAAATCATCGGCGAAGTGAAGGAATCACCACAAAGCATGGTCTTGTTGAAGACGTCTATTGGTGGCACAAGGATTGTTGAGATGCTTTCAGGAGATCAGCTGCCGAGGATATGCTGA
- the hypD gene encoding hydrogenase formation protein HypD translates to MKKVIEKIKNLSDTIGKSIKLMEVCGTHTVAIFRHGIRDIIPKNIKLLSGPGCPVCVTPIRDVDAAIAISRLNGSILTTFGDMMRVPGNKQSLFHAQAEGAHVSIVYSPMDALKLASENQDKNIVFFATGFETTSPSVAGTILEAERLGIKNFYIYSAHKVVPPALKALLDSPDLHIDGFILPGHVSTIIGSEPYEFIAADYKIPSVITGFEAEDILQAIMMLLEQISSGRAAVEIQYTRVVRREGNRKAVSLLEEYFELCDANWRGIGVIPASGFKLKEKMKHRDINEVFNLDIPESEEPKGCQCGSVLRGVKIPTECKLFGKVCTPEHPVGACMVSTEGSCAAYYKYSGIIK, encoded by the coding sequence ATGAAGAAAGTAATTGAAAAGATAAAAAACCTTAGTGACACTATTGGTAAGTCTATAAAACTGATGGAAGTTTGCGGAACCCATACTGTGGCGATCTTCAGGCATGGGATTAGAGATATAATACCCAAAAACATTAAACTCCTTAGCGGGCCTGGTTGTCCTGTTTGTGTAACTCCAATACGTGATGTTGATGCTGCAATTGCAATATCGAGACTCAATGGAAGTATTCTTACCACATTTGGTGACATGATGCGAGTGCCTGGTAACAAGCAGTCGCTCTTTCATGCACAGGCCGAGGGAGCGCATGTCAGCATAGTCTATTCACCGATGGACGCATTAAAACTCGCTTCAGAAAATCAAGATAAAAATATTGTTTTCTTTGCAACAGGATTTGAGACCACATCTCCGTCTGTAGCAGGAACTATTTTGGAAGCAGAGAGATTAGGCATAAAGAATTTTTATATTTATTCTGCACATAAAGTAGTGCCTCCAGCTTTAAAAGCGCTTCTGGATTCACCTGATTTGCACATTGATGGTTTTATTCTTCCAGGACATGTAAGTACTATTATTGGAAGTGAACCATATGAATTTATTGCTGCTGATTACAAAATTCCATCTGTAATAACGGGATTTGAAGCTGAAGACATATTACAAGCTATTATGATGTTGCTTGAACAAATTTCATCAGGAAGGGCAGCCGTCGAAATCCAGTATACAAGAGTTGTCAGAAGAGAAGGAAATCGTAAAGCTGTATCTCTCTTAGAAGAATATTTTGAGCTTTGTGATGCTAACTGGAGAGGTATAGGAGTAATACCAGCAAGCGGGTTTAAATTGAAGGAAAAGATGAAGCACCGTGATATCAATGAGGTATTTAATTTAGATATTCCTGAGTCTGAGGAACCAAAAGGCTGTCAATGTGGCTCTGTTTTGAGAGGAGTGAAGATACCGACAGAATGTAAACTTTTCGGGAAGGTTTGCACCCCTGAACATCCTGTTGGTGCCTGTATGGTTAGCACTGAAGGAAGCTGCGCAGCCTATTATAAATATTCAGGAATTATAAAATGA
- the hypF gene encoding carbamoyltransferase HypF, whose product MNSRLKIVVKGIVQGVGFRPFVYSLAKSLNLKGFVLNSSEGVIIEIEGDKSSAFIERLHKEAPPLSKIMNTDIINLPYFGYTDFSILKSKDEGSFTLISPDVSICADCLKELLDENDRRYLYPFINCTNCGPRYTITKSVPYDRPNTTMSIFKMCNDCNNEYNDPGNRRFHAQPNACHVCGPHVSLVESNQSTLIGQKAIEKTIDLLKKGDIVAIKGLGGFHLACDATNGDAVNRLRLKKRKSNKPFALMAPDVMTIKQFCEVSPQEESVLISNKRPIVLLKKIKNSLPEAISPKNPYIGFMLPYTPLHYLLFYYPLDENSRSLDPMTTFSNEFQLKTNFKALVMTSGNIAEEPIVIDNEEAISKLADIADAFLVHNRDIFMRVDDSVLKVMKDGSSISFIRRSRGYVPDPIAFHEDGPDVLGCGADIKNIFTLTKGSYAIPSQHIGDMENYETLMFYEESLKNLKDVYRVNPVALAYDLHPQYLSTQWALRQDNIKKIGIQHHYAHVASVMAEKGIKEQVIGVSFDGTGYGTDGNLWGGEFLIADIEGFKRAGHFKYVPLPGGEIAVREPWRIAVSYVKDFAGEDVIQYLRLISFIDKYGEKKIKDIIQILDRRQFSPLTSGAGRLFDAVSAIIGLCDYNTFEGEAAIALEAITNPYVIDDYPVNIKFRDTIEIDFSQTILRIIEDLKRGTEKAIISSKFHNSIIKVITKVVKKLASLTMINRVALCGGVFQNMYLLERVIPDLESDGMEVLIHDKVPTNDAGISLGQAYIIRERIKAGIESIEK is encoded by the coding sequence ATGAATTCCAGATTAAAGATAGTAGTCAAAGGAATTGTTCAGGGAGTTGGTTTTAGGCCTTTTGTATACAGCCTTGCAAAGTCACTCAATCTTAAAGGTTTTGTTTTAAATTCATCCGAAGGTGTCATTATAGAGATAGAGGGGGATAAAAGTTCTGCTTTCATTGAAAGACTTCATAAAGAAGCCCCACCTCTTTCGAAAATAATGAACACTGATATTATTAATCTACCTTATTTTGGTTATACGGATTTCAGCATTTTAAAGAGTAAGGATGAGGGGAGTTTTACCCTCATCTCTCCGGATGTATCTATTTGTGCGGATTGTCTCAAAGAACTCCTTGATGAGAATGACAGACGATATCTTTATCCATTTATAAATTGCACAAATTGTGGGCCAAGATATACTATTACAAAATCTGTTCCTTATGATAGGCCAAATACTACGATGTCTATATTCAAAATGTGCAATGATTGTAATAATGAATACAATGATCCAGGAAACAGAAGATTTCATGCACAGCCAAATGCATGCCATGTCTGTGGTCCACATGTAAGTTTAGTAGAAAGTAACCAGTCGACACTCATCGGTCAAAAAGCAATAGAAAAGACTATAGACTTACTTAAAAAAGGGGATATAGTGGCGATTAAGGGTCTTGGTGGTTTCCACCTTGCCTGTGACGCTACAAATGGGGATGCAGTAAACAGATTGCGGTTGAAGAAAAGAAAAAGCAATAAACCTTTTGCACTTATGGCGCCAGATGTGATGACTATAAAACAATTTTGTGAAGTGTCACCTCAGGAGGAATCTGTTCTTATTTCGAACAAAAGACCCATAGTACTTTTAAAAAAAATAAAAAACTCATTGCCAGAAGCTATTTCTCCAAAGAATCCTTATATTGGTTTCATGCTTCCTTACACGCCGTTGCATTATTTGCTTTTCTATTATCCTTTAGATGAAAATTCACGCAGTTTAGACCCAATGACTACATTTTCTAATGAATTTCAACTTAAGACTAATTTCAAAGCTCTCGTTATGACAAGTGGAAATATTGCAGAAGAACCTATTGTTATTGATAATGAAGAGGCAATTTCCAAGCTTGCAGATATTGCTGATGCGTTTCTTGTTCATAACAGGGATATATTTATGAGAGTAGATGATTCAGTACTTAAAGTTATGAAAGATGGGTCATCAATTTCTTTCATAAGACGTTCACGAGGATATGTTCCTGACCCAATTGCCTTTCATGAAGACGGCCCCGATGTCCTTGGTTGTGGGGCTGATATAAAGAATATTTTTACACTAACAAAAGGGAGTTATGCAATACCCAGTCAGCATATCGGAGACATGGAGAACTATGAAACACTAATGTTTTATGAAGAGAGTCTTAAGAACTTGAAAGATGTTTATAGGGTTAATCCTGTAGCTCTGGCTTATGATCTTCATCCACAATATCTATCAACCCAATGGGCTTTAAGGCAGGATAACATAAAGAAGATCGGCATACAACATCACTATGCACATGTTGCTTCTGTTATGGCAGAAAAGGGTATTAAGGAACAGGTAATTGGTGTATCCTTTGACGGTACTGGATACGGGACGGATGGAAATCTCTGGGGAGGGGAGTTTCTAATAGCAGACATAGAAGGATTCAAGAGGGCAGGTCATTTTAAATATGTCCCCCTTCCTGGCGGAGAAATTGCAGTAAGAGAACCATGGAGAATAGCAGTTAGTTACGTAAAAGATTTTGCCGGAGAAGATGTTATTCAATACCTTCGTTTAATCAGCTTTATCGATAAATATGGTGAGAAAAAGATAAAGGATATCATACAGATTCTTGATAGAAGACAGTTCTCACCTCTGACATCGGGTGCGGGAAGGCTTTTTGATGCAGTTTCTGCAATCATAGGTCTATGTGATTATAATACTTTTGAAGGAGAGGCAGCAATTGCCCTTGAGGCAATAACAAATCCTTATGTTATTGATGATTATCCGGTAAATATAAAATTCAGAGATACAATTGAGATCGATTTTTCTCAAACTATTTTAAGGATAATAGAGGACTTAAAAAGAGGAACAGAAAAAGCAATTATTTCATCTAAATTTCACAATAGCATTATCAAGGTAATTACAAAAGTTGTGAAGAAACTTGCTTCACTCACGATGATAAATCGTGTTGCATTATGTGGGGGAGTATTTCAAAACATGTATTTACTCGAGCGAGTGATTCCAGATCTTGAATCAGATGGTATGGAAGTACTAATACATGATAAGGTGCCAACAAATGATGCTGGAATATCCCTTGGTCAGGCTTATATTATAAGAGAGAGAATAAAGGCAGGAATAGAATCAATAGAAAAGTAA
- the hypB gene encoding hydrogenase nickel incorporation protein HypB — MKLRVVKNILEANERIADENRKIFKEAKVFVINIMSAPGAGKTSLIERTIKDLKSKIKIGVIEGDIAGSDDARRIDSLGIPVVQINTGGGCHLDANMINVVMKDLPLKKLDLLIIENVGNLVCPAEFVLGEDIKVMLLSIAEGDDKPLKYPLMFQESSALILNKIDLLPYTNADLGKIKKDSLSLNPKLKIFEVSCKTGEGINKWTEWIRSKVK; from the coding sequence ATGAAATTAAGAGTTGTAAAGAATATCCTTGAAGCGAATGAGAGAATTGCTGATGAAAACAGGAAAATATTTAAGGAAGCTAAAGTATTTGTTATAAACATCATGAGCGCTCCGGGTGCAGGAAAAACGTCTCTTATTGAAAGGACGATAAAAGATCTTAAAAGTAAAATTAAAATTGGAGTGATAGAAGGAGATATCGCAGGTAGTGATGATGCAAGACGTATTGATAGTCTTGGGATACCTGTTGTCCAGATAAATACTGGAGGCGGCTGCCATCTTGATGCAAACATGATTAATGTAGTTATGAAAGACCTGCCATTGAAAAAACTTGATCTCCTTATTATCGAGAATGTTGGCAACCTTGTATGTCCTGCAGAATTCGTTCTTGGTGAGGATATAAAAGTAATGCTTTTAAGCATAGCAGAAGGAGATGATAAACCACTTAAGTATCCATTAATGTTCCAGGAATCATCCGCTCTTATTTTGAATAAGATTGATTTATTACCTTATACCAATGCAGATTTAGGAAAGATCAAGAAGGATTCATTATCCCTTAACCCTAAATTGAAGATATTTGAAGTTTCCTGCAAAACAGGGGAAGGAATAAATAAATGGACAGAATGGATAAGATCAAAGGTAAAGTAA
- the hypA gene encoding hydrogenase maturation nickel metallochaperone HypA, protein MHEVSIAQGLLDIAIEHCKKGGYQRIESISVKIGKASGVVPDSLLFAFETLKIGTIAEKASLTINEIKVSGYCKNCECRFSVEEAYVLECQKCGSTQLVIETGRELNIDEMEVF, encoded by the coding sequence ATGCATGAGGTTTCAATAGCCCAGGGCTTGCTCGATATAGCAATAGAACATTGTAAAAAGGGTGGTTATCAAAGAATAGAATCCATAAGTGTGAAGATTGGTAAGGCTTCAGGTGTGGTGCCTGACTCTCTTCTTTTTGCCTTCGAAACTTTAAAGATTGGAACTATAGCTGAGAAGGCATCTTTAACCATCAATGAAATCAAGGTAAGCGGATACTGCAAAAATTGCGAATGTAGATTTTCTGTTGAAGAAGCATATGTGTTGGAGTGTCAGAAATGCGGAAGCACACAACTGGTGATCGAAACGGGCAGGGAATTGAATATTGACGAGATGGAGGTTTTTTAG
- a CDS encoding YtxH domain-containing protein translates to MREEGGYGHGSILLSFLLGGLVGAGIALLLAPQSGRETRQKIKDFTDDIREKAVDYAGSIKEKVTSSIDKGKDFIHDKKSMISTAIEAGKEAYEKEKERLTKESNA, encoded by the coding sequence ATGAGAGAAGAAGGTGGATATGGCCATGGCAGTATACTTCTTTCGTTTTTGCTTGGTGGTTTAGTTGGCGCAGGGATTGCACTGCTTTTAGCACCGCAATCAGGTCGAGAAACGAGGCAGAAGATTAAAGATTTTACCGACGATATAAGAGAGAAAGCAGTGGATTACGCAGGAAGCATAAAAGAGAAGGTAACATCATCAATCGATAAAGGCAAAGATTTCATACATGACAAGAAATCCATGATATCAACTGCTATAGAGGCAGGTAAAGAAGCATATGAAAAAGAGAAAGAGAGATTGACAAAAGAATCTAATGCATGA
- a CDS encoding DUF948 domain-containing protein: MDKFWIILLVLTCVITSFFIILLIIDLRRTVRSLNDFLKTTETSLKPVLEELQFTLRNLRDVSQDVNAITSDVKSLSGVLRDVAMQLQQVGNIIGHITGIASIKASGVKAGIKAGLGVLMNNLLSKKGDGK; the protein is encoded by the coding sequence ATGGACAAATTCTGGATAATACTTTTAGTATTAACGTGTGTTATAACTTCATTTTTTATCATTTTGCTAATAATAGATTTAAGAAGAACAGTTCGCTCATTAAATGATTTTCTAAAGACGACCGAGACCTCTCTTAAACCAGTGCTTGAAGAATTACAATTTACTTTACGTAATTTAAGAGATGTTTCACAAGATGTAAATGCAATAACTTCGGATGTTAAAAGCCTTTCTGGGGTGTTGAGGGATGTTGCAATGCAATTGCAACAGGTAGGCAATATCATTGGTCATATTACTGGGATAGCATCAATTAAAGCTTCAGGTGTAAAAGCTGGAATAAAAGCGGGTCTCGGAGTCTTAATGAATAATCTTTTATCAAAGAAAGGAGATGGAAAATGA
- the ribD gene encoding bifunctional diaminohydroxyphosphoribosylaminopyrimidine deaminase/5-amino-6-(5-phosphoribosylamino)uracil reductase RibD: protein MNDEFYIKRALRLAAKAKGLTSPNPMVGAVLVKNGKIISEAYHEKPGSPHAEVLALSKATEKAKDSTLYVNLEPCCHTDKRTPPCTKVIIQSGIKKVVVSMLDPNPKVSGKGLFELQNAGIDIVTGVLENEAKRLNEFYIKHITTGKPFVILKVAMTLDGKIATPEGQSKWITGEKSRKFVHQLRSSVDAVMTAIGTVKADDPQLTARIKVGKNPIRIVIDPNLEIPINAKILQTPPDTIIVTKTKSSKTDYLINSGIKIIFYKVKLELNWLMKLLGEMGIISVLVEGGSSINSHCLNENIIDKVIFFIAPKIIGGKESFPAVGGKTFKKLEEAYKIKNTKIRKIGEDFLIQGYIDYDRIN from the coding sequence ATGAATGATGAATTTTATATAAAACGTGCTCTGAGACTCGCAGCAAAAGCGAAGGGGTTAACAAGTCCAAACCCTATGGTTGGAGCTGTTCTCGTTAAAAATGGGAAAATCATCTCTGAAGCATATCATGAAAAACCAGGGTCGCCCCATGCAGAAGTGCTCGCATTATCGAAAGCTACTGAAAAAGCAAAAGATTCTACACTTTATGTAAATCTTGAACCATGCTGTCATACAGACAAAAGGACACCACCCTGTACTAAGGTAATAATACAATCCGGTATAAAAAAAGTTGTAGTTAGTATGCTTGATCCTAATCCAAAGGTTTCTGGAAAAGGTTTATTCGAGCTTCAAAATGCAGGGATAGATATTGTAACAGGCGTTCTTGAGAATGAAGCAAAAAGGTTGAATGAATTTTATATAAAGCACATTACAACAGGAAAACCATTTGTGATATTAAAGGTTGCAATGACACTTGATGGTAAGATTGCTACACCTGAAGGACAATCTAAATGGATCACTGGAGAAAAGTCTCGAAAATTTGTTCATCAGCTAAGAAGTTCAGTAGATGCAGTTATGACAGCGATTGGGACTGTTAAGGCAGATGACCCACAGCTTACTGCCCGCATAAAAGTCGGGAAAAATCCTATAAGGATAGTTATTGACCCAAATCTTGAGATACCGATAAATGCAAAAATTCTTCAGACACCACCTGATACAATCATAGTCACAAAGACCAAGTCATCAAAGACAGATTATTTAATAAATTCAGGTATTAAAATTATATTTTATAAAGTAAAACTTGAACTTAACTGGTTAATGAAACTCCTTGGAGAAATGGGAATTATATCAGTACTTGTTGAGGGTGGCTCATCAATAAATTCGCATTGTCTAAATGAAAATATTATAGATAAAGTTATTTTTTTCATTGCACCAAAAATTATTGGTGGCAAGGAGTCTTTTCCCGCTGTTGGAGGAAAAACGTTTAAAAAACTTGAAGAAGCTTATAAAATTAAAAATACTAAAATTAGAAAAATTGGTGAGGATTTCCTCATTCAAGGATATATTGATTACGACAGAATTAATTAA
- a CDS encoding transcriptional regulator, giving the protein MEKKSKKPFVPYERLETVRQKIVSVLRGNILTAKDISKEVMISEKEVYDHLEHIQKSMNTKNQPLVVIPASCRKCGFEFRKRDRLKKPGKCPVCKGSFIKDSLFSIEDK; this is encoded by the coding sequence ATAGAAAAGAAATCTAAAAAACCATTCGTACCATACGAGCGTTTAGAGACCGTCCGCCAAAAAATAGTCTCTGTTCTGAGGGGAAACATTCTGACTGCAAAAGACATCTCTAAAGAAGTTATGATTTCTGAAAAGGAAGTTTATGATCACCTTGAACATATTCAGAAAAGTATGAATACGAAAAACCAACCACTTGTTGTTATTCCGGCTTCATGCAGAAAATGTGGATTTGAATTCAGAAAAAGAGACAGATTAAAAAAACCGGGCAAATGCCCTGTTTGTAAAGGTTCTTTTATAAAGGATTCTCTTTTTTCTATTGAAGACAAATAA
- a CDS encoding HD domain-containing protein, translating to MDLINVFISTLMSAVSNCSLYSRDHASVEALSQKAISILNEILEGVECLEIMIVEGDLIANKLPLRDVGVQGINLMKRLKRKGISRIDFLRGITFPEIKQLIAYISDSDENLKTFTHIRTGVIDVKIGGFKIDSSIDINLDNLPSFSSKQVEMVKEVYKGISPFKKLNVAGLEEIVVNFILTFRKEVGILKLISPVKSYSEYTYTHATNVAVLTMFQAESLGMQDSVLRDIGISALLHDVGKLFISKEVLEKKDSLNEEEWEEIKLHPLYGARYLAKLDSLPRLASIVAFEHHLRYDGKGYPKLKVNGKKQHICSQCVAISDYFDALRSRRPYRRELEIKEVIAIMKKEAGGVFNPVLLDNFIRTINIALSE from the coding sequence ATGGATTTAATAAATGTTTTTATATCAACATTAATGTCAGCTGTTTCGAATTGTTCACTTTATTCCAGAGATCATGCATCTGTTGAAGCCCTCTCTCAAAAGGCTATATCGATATTGAATGAAATTTTAGAAGGAGTGGAGTGTCTTGAGATTATGATTGTGGAGGGTGATTTAATTGCCAATAAATTACCCTTAAGGGATGTAGGAGTTCAAGGAATAAATCTGATGAAGCGATTAAAAAGAAAAGGTATCTCAAGAATCGATTTTTTAAGAGGAATAACTTTTCCTGAGATAAAACAGTTGATTGCTTATATATCAGATAGTGATGAAAATTTAAAAACATTTACGCATATCAGGACAGGTGTTATAGATGTCAAAATTGGAGGTTTCAAGATTGATTCGAGTATCGACATTAATCTGGATAATCTGCCAAGTTTTTCTTCTAAGCAAGTTGAAATGGTAAAAGAAGTATACAAAGGAATTTCTCCATTCAAGAAATTGAATGTAGCAGGACTTGAAGAAATAGTGGTAAATTTTATACTAACTTTTAGAAAAGAAGTTGGTATCCTTAAACTAATAAGTCCTGTTAAATCTTACAGCGAATATACTTACACACATGCTACAAATGTTGCAGTTCTAACGATGTTTCAAGCAGAATCTCTTGGAATGCAGGACAGCGTTCTTCGCGATATAGGTATTTCTGCATTGCTTCATGACGTTGGAAAATTATTTATTTCAAAAGAAGTACTGGAAAAAAAGGATTCCCTTAACGAAGAGGAGTGGGAAGAAATTAAACTTCATCCTTTATATGGAGCACGATATCTTGCAAAACTCGATAGCCTTCCCCGACTTGCTTCGATCGTAGCATTCGAACATCATCTAAGATATGATGGAAAGGGATATCCAAAATTGAAAGTAAATGGTAAAAAACAACACATATGTAGCCAGTGTGTTGCAATTTCAGATTATTTTGATGCATTAAGAAGCCGAAGACCTTACAGAAGGGAATTAGAAATAAAAGAAGTAATTGCAATTATGAAAAAAGAAGCTGGAGGAGTATTCAATCCTGTATTATTGGATAATTTTATAAGAACGATCAATATAGCTCTTTCAGAATAG